The DNA sequence CCTTATGGCTGCCGGTGGCTGGCGCGGTGCAGATGACTGGGCCACGAAGGCGGACGAAATCGCGCCGACCATCGTAGGTGGATCTAAGAAGCATGGCGGCCCCGACCTTGGCCCTACCCGCGCACGCGCTGCATGGGCTACACTTGGTGTAGAGGGGAGAACCATAGCGCCCGAAGCACCAGATGCTTTCCACAATGGTATGCCACGCCTTACAGTTCCAATGGTGGCCCGCATACAGGGCTTTCCGGACGACTGGCATTTCACAGGGGCAAAGACAAACGCCTATCGCCAAGTCGGCAACGCTTTTCCGCCTCCAGTGGCACAAGCCGTTTCAGGTCAGATTGCTAAGGCATTGCGAAAGCGCGTGTTGCGAGCAGTAAGCGCTTAACCTTCCCTTATTGCCCCACCTGTGACAGCTTGCTGAGAAGCAACAGATTCTTGGCGGCAAGCACTTGAAAAAGAACATTCCAAACAGCATCGTCGTCGCGGGTCACCGCGACCACAATTTGCTGACGATGCTAGCAAGAGAGATTTCTATTCGCGCGGGCGGAGACGAGGGCTTAGCGGTGGGGTTTTCATCAATGCTGCGACGCTGCGTTGACGACGTGATTATGACTCCGAAGACAGGACGTCGTTCCTACGACGAACTGGAAAAGACCGAAAAAACCTACATCGGCACGCGAGTCGAAATTGAACTTCGCGCCATGTTGAACCTTCCCAAGGGCAAGCTGGATACCGTTATTCTTGGACACGATGTTGATATCAAGAACACGATGGGTAGCAATTGGATGATCCCAACCGAAGCGATAGACAACCCCTGCATTCTAGTCGCTGCCGATGAGGTGCAGGCGACATGCTACCTCGGCCTGTTCGTCGCACGTCCAGAATACCTAACACTTGGTCAAAACAAGGACTCTAAAAAGAGCGTTTCGGCATTAGGTTTTGCCAACATACTTTGGTTGCTGTTGGACCATCCCTATCCACCAAACTTCTGGCGCACAGTTCAGCCGGATGTGATCGAACGGATCTTTGCCGGCAAGTCAGGCAATCAACGAATGGCCAATCTGTTCCGTGAAGTGCAGAGGGAACCGATTACCCGCGATGTTGTGGAAGCCGTTGCACAGCAGCGAGACTTCATGCGGCGCATTCGTTCTGACAAGGGCAGAGGGACCCGCGACCATTTGGCTAAAGAAGGCATTCTACTGCTGTCGGGGCATTTTGACGCTCCCTTAATAACAGCGCTAGGGCTGCCGTATTGCTCAGGCAGTGAGTTCGTATCTCACCGCGTAGTTTCAGTTGACGAGGTCGAAGTCGCGGCCGAGCACGGTTTCATTCTTGATCAGTGTTAAGGGCTTAACCGAGCACCCAACCAGACACCAATGAGCCCGATCAATGCCACACCAACCGTCGTCAACATCGAAATCCACCATCGACTGTCACGCTGGTCTTCAAGAGCTTTACTATGAAGGGATATCGCGACATCAATTAGCATTTTCAGATCATTCTCTGAAAGTGGTGCACGGGTGATCCTCCGTTGGCCATCTGCTGAACGGCTGTCTCGTTCTTCACGAGTTACAAACTCGAGAGCGTCAACATCGAACAATTTAGGCTTTTGTCTTCTAAGGACCAAGGATGCCTTCGAGCCATCCGAACTGAACCGGAAAAACTCTGGGTGTTCCTTGAAAATCAAGTTCCATTTCGCGGCTTCAGCACTGTCGCCACAGATGCGTTCACTCCAAGAATCAACTCCAAGTTTATAAAATCGGTAGGTTCCAAGTGTTTGGATTGCCGAAATGACATCACTTAGCCTATCATTGCTGACGATATATGGTGATTTTGACACTAGAACCTCTAGATATTGGTGAAAATATTGGAAACTAAAAACAATTACCGCTGCTTTTCGTGTGGCTATTCCACAACTAGTCCAACAGAGATGAACACTCAATGCGAGTGTGGACGGCGCTTTGATTTCATGTTGGACGAGCCACCAGAGAAAATTGGTGACTACGTGGTTAGCAGATCGTTGTCGCGCGGATTCTACGGAGCTACCTATGTAGTTAAAAAGGGTCGGTTTGGGATCGAGCGAGCCCTCAAAGTTTCACCCAAATTCTTTTACGAAGATCGTTCGGTCTCCTTTGAAGACGAAGTGAACAACCATTTTCGAGCCTCCGAAGGCGCCGAATATATCGTTAAGATAACAGACGATCCATTTGAGGAGACAGTTGATTTCGGGGGCACTGCTATCGACTGCCATTGCACACAGATGGAATATGTCCCTGGATTTGTCCTAAGCGACATCTACAGCAAGAAGACTGAACTAACACCGGAAATGGCGGTGCAAATTTCTTGTGATCTGATCAGCATTCTAAGGGAACTCAAAAGGCGTGAGCTCAATCATAATGACCTTCACGCTGGAAACATTATTGTCGAGGAATTGCAGAAGAGCTCTCATCGGGCAGATGCCGTAGCCAGAGATATTAAAGCGAGGGCGATTGATCTTGGTTCAGTAGACTCCCAACGTAGAGAAGGTGGGAGATTTAAGAGTGATGTTCAGTGGATAGCACATCACTTGCTGGTTTTTTCGAAAATTCTTGCAGACGATAACCCGAAGAAGTCAGATTTAAGGGCTCGTGTCGGCTTCGTGTTGGGCCAACGAGCTTTGGAGCTAGGTACTCCGCAGGCCAAACAGGCAGATCAGTCGTTGGAGGACTTGATCCAGCAAATTCGCAGTTCATATCAGAACGCCAAGAAACGTTACTTTCGGGGTTGGAAAGTACCACTACAGCTTGTTGGGTTTGACGCTCACCGAAATGCTCAAACGCTTGAGTCTTGGTATGTCCCACAGCTTATGGTCGACCCCGGTGAACGTTGGTTGAAAGAAATCAACACTGGTGGTCCCGTCGTGATGACGGGCATGCGGGGATGCGGAAAAACCATGCTTCTCCGATCACTTGAGCTCCACGCAAGGATTATTGTGGCTCAGTCTCGATCAAAAGATATTGAGGAACAGAAAGCGGCTCTCATATCTGACGGGTACTTTGGTATTTTGGCTTCTGCACGGCATCTCGCGGATAGTTTGGGAGAACCTAACCAACTCCAAAAGGACACAGAGGCGGTTTCCAACTTCTTTGCTCGGCTTTTCCTGGTTTATGGCCGGAGGGTTTGTGACGCGCTAAATCATTTGGAAGAAACCTTTCCAGGGACTGTGGCAGATGATGCAGCAAATCGCGTCGCTGCGACGCTCTTCGGGCAAATTGGGCGTGAAAATCCTATCCCAATCACCGGTACTTTAGATGAGCTTCAAACCGTACTAGTTTTGGATGCTGAGCTCTGGTCGACAGACGCTTCGACGATCGAACTTGTAGCTGAGCCATGGGCCGCTTTTGTGCTTCTTGCCCAAAGTGTCCAAAGCGTTCTTATCGACCTAGAAGTGCCGCAAGTTGTCTTCTTGTTGGACGATGTTTCAACACGATACCTCCAACCAAGACAGATCGAGTTAGTTGTCTCGACACTTCTTGTTCAGGACCCTTCTTGCGCCTTCAAGATTACATCAGAGATGCAGACGTTCTTCCTATCTATCAAATCCCCAGCTCGGATTAATCAGGCCTCTGATGAGCGGGACTATTCTTCTTTTGACTTGGGATCGAAGGTTTTGGAGCAGCTTAAAACCAGAACCCAAGGAGCGCAATTTTTAGAGCAAATTCTTACGCT is a window from the Roseovarius sp. EL26 genome containing:
- a CDS encoding NaeI family type II restriction endonuclease encodes the protein MKKNIPNSIVVAGHRDHNLLTMLAREISIRAGGDEGLAVGFSSMLRRCVDDVIMTPKTGRRSYDELEKTEKTYIGTRVEIELRAMLNLPKGKLDTVILGHDVDIKNTMGSNWMIPTEAIDNPCILVAADEVQATCYLGLFVARPEYLTLGQNKDSKKSVSALGFANILWLLLDHPYPPNFWRTVQPDVIERIFAGKSGNQRMANLFREVQREPITRDVVEAVAQQRDFMRRIRSDKGRGTRDHLAKEGILLLSGHFDAPLITALGLPYCSGSEFVSHRVVSVDEVEVAAEHGFILDQC
- a CDS encoding N-carbamoyl-L-amino acid amidohydrolase, whose translation is MSKSPYIVSNDRLSDVISAIQTLGTYRFYKLGVDSWSERICGDSAEAAKWNLIFKEHPEFFRFSSDGSKASLVLRRQKPKLFDVDALEFVTREERDSRSADGQRRITRAPLSENDLKMLIDVAISLHSKALEDQRDSRWWISMLTTVGVALIGLIGVWLGARLSP